GATGATCTCGATCAGGATGGCATTCGCCGCTTCCACGTCAGTGATGTCGACTTCCTCGGGCTCGATATCGACGGTAACGGCGACCGTCATGCGTTCGGCGTCGATCGCCACGACATCGATGATCTCGACGGTCGGCGTGCTCATGCTGACGCCTTCACGCTGACGAGAGTGGGCGCGGAGTCGGTCACGTCGATCGTGACCGTGACATCACCCGCGAGCAGTGTCGTGATATCCGTGTTCGGCCATTCCAGTTGCAGATCCCACGCACATTTTGTCGCGGTTAGCTTCGCGCACTCGTCGGCGCTCAGCGTGCCGAGGATCACGTTCGGCAGCGTGATCGCACAGTCGATCGTCGCGAGCAGCTTGCCCGCCGGCTTGTCGCGGATCTGCGAGCGCGCGATTACGTCCGTCAGGTCCACGGGCTGCGTTTTGTCCGTGTCGGACCACAGCGTGAACTGCCAGCGGTACGTGTCGCCCCGATAGATGTCGAGCGGATAGTTACCGGGTTTCATGGTGCAGACCTCGATTCCAGGGGTGTTTCGGGTCAACCGGATTGCCGTCCTCGTCACAGCCGGGCATCAGGCCGCGCTTCTCGGCGGTCTGCTTGACGCTGTCGTGATGGAGCTTGCAGAGGGACTGGAGATTGGACGGATCGAAGAACAGCCGCGTATCGCCGCGGTGCGGGTGCCTGTGATCGACGATGGTCGCGCGCGTGTCGAAGCCGAGCGCGAGGCACATCACGCAGCAGGGGTGCGCGTGAAGATGGGAGGCACGCAACTTCCGCCAGCGCACCGTCTCGTAGAGGTGTGCCCAGCGTCCCATCACGGTCTCCAGAATGACGAAAGCCCGCGACGGAACAGGGTCCGTGCGGGCTTCCGGTACTGCTTGCTTCTCTCGCTTGCGTAGTTCGCCAAGTATTAGGAGCGAAATTTATGCCCTTTTTGTCCCAAACACAAGCGGTCAGGCCGGCTCCATCACCGTGTATCGCACGACTCCCTGCTCGACAAACATGTCTTCGAGATGGTGTAGCGCCGACAGTTCGACCTCGTCGCACTCGTCATCGAGCCATCGCGCGGCGCGACCGAGCGACGACTTGCTGACGCGCGTACGGCCCTCGATATCGCGCAGGCTGAATCCGCCCTGATATTCGCGCGGCAGGTAGCGCCGCCACACGAGATCCGTGATCGCCTCGCGATGAGTGACGGGCGAGCCGGACGCCAGCAGATGATCCGCCACGCCATAGACCCCGGCGCACTTGTCGATGTCTCGTGCGAAGCGGGCCATCAGCACGTACGACTCATGCTCGGGCAACCGGCGGCGTACGGCTTCCGTGATCATGACCGCCTGCGCGTGGACCTCGCTCTGGCTCAGGCCACCGAAGTCGACCAGTCTCGACGGGCGGCCGATCAGCCGTTCGAGCCAGTCCATCTGCTGGCGGTTCATCATCTCCGCCGACTCCATGATCGTACGCAGCACGTTACGCATCGACGTGGCCGGGACCGACCGCGTCGCGCGTATCGCATAGCTGACGTGAAGCGCGACGATCGTGTCCGCGAAGATGGCGAGCATGGCTAGCTCTCGCTCGCGCGCTGCGCTTCGAACTGCTCGATCCATGCGAGCGCTGCGGCATGCGCGCGTCGCCATGCCTTGGTCGGATGCGTGTCGGTATCGACGCCCGCGCGATACGCGCGGCCGATGCGCGTGCGCAGCTGCGCGGGCAGCTTGTACCAGTGCGCTTTGCATCCCCACTGCGCGAGCGGAATCAGCCGGCCGCAGCCGGGCCACAGGCATTCGTGCTGCACGATGCCTCCTTGGTTTCGGGGTGGCGCAATGCCGGGTTCTCGCGCGGGATCGCGATCAGCGCGGCACGCGCGATACGCGCGATGTCGTTCATCGTCAGCGCGCTCGGACTGGTCTCGGCCATCGCGACGATGGTGCGCAGCGCTTCGCGCATGCGGTCGTTGTCATGCGCCAGATGCTGGCGCATCGCGAGCGATTCGGTTGTTTTCCGGTTCATGGCTTTTTCAGGCGATAACTTCGAACGGATCAAAGTCGGGTTCAAGGGCAAGCGCAAGCTGTTGCTCCTGCAACGATTCGATCACGACCTCGGCGCGCGGATTCACGCGGTCGATACCGTGAAAGACAAACTTCTGCCGGACCTGCCGGTCATTGCGATACACGCCGTGATATACGAGTTCGCGCCGCTCGATGCCCTTGACCGTCACGGTGCGAAAACGGTCCTGCATGACATCGAGGATCACGCTCTCGTCAAGATCAGGCCGCTCGGTCGCATAGAAGATTTTCAGGATCACGCGCACGGGTCCCGTCATGCGCACGCGTGCCGATGGCGGGATCTGTTTCAGCGCGTCGCGCTCGAAGTTGCGCGCCTTGTCGCTCTTGATCGACATCGGACGGGTCTTGAGCGTGCCATCGGTCTTGCTGCGAACCTTGCGCGCGACGATCTCACGCGAGTTCGCTTTTGATGCGGGCTCGCCCCTGAGCGTGAACGCGACGCGCATGATCAGCGATCCGTTGAGGGTTCGACAGCCGCCCACATCACGAGCGGACGATTGATGTCGTGGCAGTGGCCGGGATCGCTGATGCGATGATCGTGCGCGGGGTCGAGCAGTACCGGCGCCAGACGCAGCGCCATGCTGACCAGTTCCTCGCTGGTCAGCGCGCATGCGTAGAAGCCGATGTTGGCCGGGATCGCGGGCAATGCCGCGATCTCGCACAGGTACGAGAACAGACCGACCTTGCGCAGTTGCCGCTTGTGGCCCATCGATGCGAACACGCTGCATGCATCGGCCGGTACGTCCTTCGCGATCAGCGCGAGCATGTGGCGAAAGATCTGCCCGTGCGTGTCATGCGAGAAGTGCGACGGCCTGAGCGTCGCGATGTGACGAAGCGAACCGTTGTCCTGCATGAGCGCCGATAGCACGAGCCTTTCGGCACGTGTGCGGAGATCGTTTTCGAAGTTCATGGCCGTTACTCCTGTTCGGGTGATGTCGTTGCATCTGCAACCAAGCTTTCTTCGTCATCGCATCCGGGTTCGCGCTCGCGGTGAATCGCGCCGTGGGTGGCATCCCAGCTTTTGATCGCGTCGAGCGCGACCTGTAGCCGGCTTCCCGGTAGCACGTGACCGCGGGCCGCTTCGTCGAAAATGCGGCGCGCCCATGCGATACCCGGCTCGCGCATGCCGATGCGCTTCGCGATCTCGGCCAACTGCGCGCGCGCTTCATGCGATGGCGTGCAGCCGACCTCGTCGGTCAGCAGACGGTTCGGCATGTGCATCGCAGGCTGCGGCTGGCAAAGCTCAAGGAAACGCGGCAGCGTCGGCGGGCTTTTTTCGTGGAACAGCGCGGCTACGCCCCGTTTCAGCCCTTCGTCGGTGATGCCCGCGAGACCTTCTCGCCACGTCGCCTTGACCTCGGCGATTTCGCAATCGCGCCACATGTCGTGGAAGCGCGAACCGTAGATCGACTCCATGCGCGCGAACAGACGTTCAAGCCAATGCTCAGGAATGGCGCGGGTCATGGCCGATCTCCGTTGCGGTTACGTCGATGACATCGCCCGCATCGACCTCGCGCGCTCTGCGCGCACGACCCGTTAGCTCGTCACCTGCGCGCTTGCGATCTTTCGCGCGTTCGTCGAACCCGCTCGACGCGTGACCGTACGCGCGGCCGTGCCCGTTCGAGCGTTGCGGCTCGCGCTGCCAGCGTTCGAGGATCGTGCACACGTAAGCCACGGGGATCGATTCGTCGGGATGCACGCGATGCGCTTCCTCGCAAGCGTCGTTGACAGCTTCGGGCGTTACGCCTTGTTCGGCCAGGGCGATGATCCGTGGATTCGACGGCTGCGCACCGCTGATGTGCGCCTTGCGCATCGCAAGCGTGATCGTCGCGGGACCGCTCGGTGTGGGTGGAGCGGGCGGCTGCTTCGCGCGCGCACGCGAGGCAGTACCACTCACCTGAGCAGTACCCTTGGTTTTAAGGTTTACTTCCTTTCCCTTCCTTTCCCTTCCCTTCCGCTTTGCCCGCGTGGGGCACGCGCGGGGCACGCGTGAATCACGCGTCGCAGATCGTTGCTGGATAAGGGGTTCCGGCGGGGCAGGTAGTTCAGATGCGGTCTCGCGGTTGTTGATGACCTGATGCTTGCAAAACGTCGGAATCCAGCCGTATTTTTCACCCGTATCTGACGCGTACTCGACAACGAAACCACGCGTGACTAACGCGTCAAGCACGCGTGAAAAATCAAGGTCATCCCACGGGAGAATATGCAGCTTCAGTTCGCGTTCGTCCCACTTGAAACGACCTTCACGGTCGCAGCAGGTGAACAGGCCGATATACGCGAGGCGAAGCGGCAGTCCGGTCTCGTGCTCCGCGTCGAACAGCGTACTGTGCTGGAAAAGCGCGGGCTTGACCGTGCGGATACGTGGCATGACCGTTCCCCGATCAGGCCGCTTCCGTTTCTCGATCACGCTCGCGTTCTTCGACCCTCGCGAAGATCCATGCGTCGATCTCCGATTCGAGCCACGCGACCCGATTGCAACCGAGCGAGACCGGGCGCGGGAACGTTCCATCGCTGATCCTGCGATAGACCGTGGTCGAACTCATGCCGGTGCGCCTGACGACTTCCGGCATGCGTAGCAGACGTTCTTTGCACTCCATTTGAGCCCCCGCGCTATCGATTGAATCGATTTACCGAGGGGAACCGTAGGCTTTAAATCGGTTATTCGCAATGCATCGATTTTTCGCAAAACGTTTTAAAAACCGTTTCCAAGTGCGTTAATGCAGCGATTTTAAAGTCGCAGTTAGTCGCCTGAAGTTTCACCTCGTCGCACAGAGTCGCACCCGCTCCGATTGCTGCAACTGCACTCAGGATTTCCCTACTCGGGAAAATCCTGATCAAATTTTGCGCCTGTAATCTTGCTGACGCATTGCAATAAATCAGACCTGAGACTTGCGTCGGATTTGCCTTGATTGGCTACGAAAACGCTACTAACTATTGAAATATTTCCGCCTTGTTCTATGCGACTTGGACGCATTCTCAGGTAAAACATACAGCATAAAGATGCGCTCCCACTACCATCTTTTGGACGCGGAATCCCGTCATGCTGCAATGCGCTATTACTCAATACGCATATCCGGCCCCGTTAAAAAGCGTTTGAAACGCATCAAAGTCGCAACTAGGATCGTCATTCATCGCCGCAGTTAAAGCGAGTCAAAAATTAAACGAGAGCGAGGGAATGATGCGCGACTCCGTTTTAATACCCGCATTCGGTATTTTCGTCCGACTGGCGATGTTTTATCGCTTCGACCGACGGACGCCCATGAGCCATCGTCACGTCCTGCGAACCATCCTCAAACCCTTGAGCCGTCAATGGCTCGCGCACCGCTACCGCTACGCGGAGCCGCGAGTGGCGATCTTGCGCCTGTACCACATGCGTTAAATGTGTAACGGGCTGTTACGACTGCTTGACGCGAAGACGACCGGCGTTCAACAGGCCGTCACCATCAGGAGCGATGCATGAACACGCAGCGAGACGCGTGGCTTGAGCTTCGTCGTAAAGGCATCGGCGGCAGTGATGCGGCGGCGGCGCTCGGCCAGTCGCGCCACAAAACGAGCTTCCAGCTTTATCAAGAAAAAACCGATGACACGTTCGATATTGTCGTGTCGTCCGAGCACGCGGAACGCATGCGCTTCGGCCAGCGCATGGAAGCGGTCATTGCCGACGAGTACGCCGAACGCTATGGCGTGAAGCTGCGCCGCCACAACCGGATCGCGCATCACCCGAGGTACGGCTTCATGCTCGCGAACTATGACCGAACGATCGACGGCCGGCGCGAAGGACTGGAAGCGAAAAACGTTGATGCGCTGTCGTATCGCTTCGGCGAATGGGGCGAGCCGGGAAGCGACATGATCCCGCCGGAATACATGCTGCAATGCGCCCACTACCTGTCCGTATCGGGCTATGACGTGTGGCATCTGGCGGCATGTATCGGCGGCAACCGCCTCGAGGTGTACCACGTCGAGCGCGACGCAGAGATGATCGAACTGATCGAGGAAGGCGAAGCCACGTTCTGGAAGCACATCGAACGCAAGGAAGCGCCGTCGCTCGATTACCAGCACGCGAGCGCGATCCCGCTGCTCAAGCGCATGTACAGCGGCACCAACGGCGCGACGATCAAGCTGCCTGCCGAAGCGGTCGCGCTGCACTTCTCGAAGCTGGACTTCGACGAGCAGGAAAAGCTCATGCACGCGGGGTCCGAAGCGGCGCGCGCGCGGTTGCTGCACATGATGGGCAATGCGTCGATCGGTTTGTTGCCGAACGGCGGCTCGTATCGCCGCAAGATCGTCGAGCGCAAGGGCTATGAGGTCGAGCCGGTCGAATACGTCGACTTCCGTTATTCGAAGAAGGGAGGACACGGCGATGAATGACGTGGTCGCACCCAACCCGTTCGGCAATGAACCGGCGGCAGCCGTTCCCGTCGCGGCGGGCGCGCTGATCGCGGCTGAACAGTCGAAGGCCATCGCCGAAGTTCAGGCCGCGCTGTATTTCGCGCGGACGCAGCCGCGTGATCCGCGCCGCGCGATGGATCGCATGCTGCAGGAATGCATGCGCCCTGGACTCGCGGAAGAAGCCACATACCAGTACTCGCGCGGTGGCAACGACATCAGCGGCCCGTCGATCCGTCTGGCCGAAATGCTGGCGAAGCGCTGGGGCAACATGGAAGCGGGCGTCAAGGAACTGTCGCGTCGCGACGGCGTGTCCGAATGTCTCGCCTATGCATGGGACTACGAGACCAACTATCGCGACGTACGCACCTTCACGGTACGCCACTGGCGCGATACCAAACAGGGCGGCTATGCGCTGAAGGACGAGCGCGATATCTACGAGATGATCGCGAACTACGGCGCGCGCCGCAAACGGGCGTGCATCCTCGCGCTGATCGACGGCGACGTGATCGAGGCGGCGGTGCGCCAGTGTGAAGCGACGCTTGCAACCAAGGTCGAAATCAATGACGAACTGATCACGCAGATGATCGAGCGCTTCGAGACGTTCGGTGTCACCAAGGAAATGATCGAGAAGCGCATCCAGCGCCATATGTCGGCGCTGACGCCCGCGCTCGCGGTCTCGCTCAAGCGAATCTACAACTCGTTGCGCGACGGCATGAGCGCGCCTGCCGAGTGGTTCGAGATGCCCGACGATCCGGCCGCCAACGTCGCGCAGCCCTCGGGCGGCACGCGCGCCGAAGCCGTGAAGTCGCGCATGAAGGCGAAGAAGGAAGCGAAGCTGAAAGCCGCGGCCGCGAAACAGGACGAGGCAAAACCGCAGTACACGTATGCCGATGTCGCGGACCGCCTGAAGAACGCGAAGTCCAGAGACGATCTCGATATCGCCGCCGACCTGATCAAGTCCGTGATCGGTGATGAAGCGCTGCGCACCGAACTCGGCGAACTGTATTCGACGCTCGCAGCCGACTTCGACAATGGAGACGCATCGTGACGCTCTACGCTACCCGTGAAGGGATCGAGACCGCTTTCGCATCCGCGTTCGATGAAGGCTCGGACGAGATGATCGACGATCTCCTCTACCAGTACTTTTCGAAACTGACCTGCGCGTCCTTCGAGGTGCCGGGCGTCAGCCAGTGTATCGACTCGTGGGCGCTGCTCGATTCGGTGCTGCGCATGATCGAGCCTACCGATGTCTTCGGCACGGGCGGCACGGCGATCCGATCGGACTCGGCGATTGGGGAACTGATCCACGGCCTGATCGGTCTCGGCGAATGCCTGGCTGAAACGCGCATGGCGAATCTGTTCGGTGTGTCGCGCGCGGTGATGGGCGTGGTCGCTGGCAGCATCCCCTCCGGTCTCGAACCGGCGGATACGTTCGAGGAACGCGCGCTGCGCTTTGCGCGGCTGCTCGCGCACGAAGCCCGTGAAGACGAGGTGCGGGTATGAAATCCATCGAACAGCGCTGGCATGATTTCTCCACGTTCGCGATCCCGCACGATGCACCGCCGGTCCAGTTCCACGAGATGCGCAAGGCGTTCTATGCCGGGTTCAAGTCGATGCTCGATGTCGATTGCGAACTCGCGGAACTGACCGACGAGGATGCGATCGTGCTGCTCGATAGCTACTACCACGAAGCGCACGGCTTTCTCAACGGCGGGCTCATTATCTCCATCGTGAGGGAGCGCTGATCATGCTGGACTTCATCAGACATCCGGTGCGCATCCTGCATCTGAACGTGCGAACTGAAGTGCATGGCGACGAAGAACGGACCGCCGTCGATATCAAGCTCGGGTTCGATCTACCGAACCGCGCGCTGGACAAGCTAAGTCCGTCGCTGCGCGCCTCGCTCTACGAGGTACTCGACGATCCCAACCTTCCGGTACTCGGGCCGGACGGCCAGCACCTGACGCACGTGAAAAACCCGCAGTTGGGTACGCTCAAATGGGCGGGCGAATACGCGCCTGTGGGTCTGCATTTCCATACGGGCAACGGCCGCAGCGCGAAGGGTGATCTGCTCTTTCCCGAAGCTACGTTCGGCAAGCTGGCGATTACCGCGAAGGAAGGCGGGACGTGTGCATGCGTGGCGCGTGCGCAGATCCTGCCGAACCCCGACGAAACCGCCAAGCTGGTCGGCCTGCTCAAGCACGAGATCCCGGCCACGCTCGATTCAGCGGGCGCGGTCGATACCGAAGTCGAAGGCGCGGACGATGAATGACCGGCCACGCATTCCGCGACAGCCGCTTGCGCCGAGCGCCAAGATCTTCGCAGCGATGTTTGTCGCGCTGTTCATCGCGCTCTTTGCGCTGCTGATGACGGGCGCGGTCGCGGGCATCGTGCGGATGGTGCGCTGGATCATGTCGACGCAATGCGGCGGCTAAACCACGAGGGCTAAACCACGAGGGCAAAACCACGAGGGCAAAACCATGAATACCGATGAAGGACTGACAGACGATGACGGCAACGTCGAAACGCGGATCTCGGTACTGGACCCGCGGGCGCTGGGCTTGTTGTTGGAGACGGTGCGCAAGATCGGCATGAACGTCGGGCTGCGTGTCGCCTATGCCGAAGTCATGAAGTACGCGCGCGAACGGATCGCGAGCAGCGATGAAGAACTGGCGCGGGCCGGCGAAGACACCAGCCAGGCATTTATCACGATGGGCGAGATCAGCGCGTGGCGCAAGCTAGCTGCGCTTTACGAGGACGCCCCCGCGCACTACACGGAACGCGCGGACAGTCACGCGGCGGGGCTGACGCGCGCGCTGATCAGGATCGGTCTGCTGCGGGCGCAGGACGCACCGGACGCACAGGCAGACCTGCAAAGGGAGTAGCGATGTCATCGAAGAACATCAAGCGGCGGGAAAAGTTCTCGCCGCCCGATATCGGCACGTTGCCCGCCGAAGCGATGGCGGTCGATGAATGGGTACCG
This Paraburkholderia phymatum STM815 DNA region includes the following protein-coding sequences:
- a CDS encoding YqaJ viral recombinase family nuclease codes for the protein MNTQRDAWLELRRKGIGGSDAAAALGQSRHKTSFQLYQEKTDDTFDIVVSSEHAERMRFGQRMEAVIADEYAERYGVKLRRHNRIAHHPRYGFMLANYDRTIDGRREGLEAKNVDALSYRFGEWGEPGSDMIPPEYMLQCAHYLSVSGYDVWHLAACIGGNRLEVYHVERDAEMIELIEEGEATFWKHIERKEAPSLDYQHASAIPLLKRMYSGTNGATIKLPAEAVALHFSKLDFDEQEKLMHAGSEAARARLLHMMGNASIGLLPNGGSYRRKIVERKGYEVEPVEYVDFRYSKKGGHGDE
- a CDS encoding helix-turn-helix transcriptional regulator, producing the protein MECKERLLRMPEVVRRTGMSSTTVYRRISDGTFPRPVSLGCNRVAWLESEIDAWIFARVEERERDRETEAA
- a CDS encoding RusA family crossover junction endodeoxyribonuclease, whose translation is MRVAFTLRGEPASKANSREIVARKVRSKTDGTLKTRPMSIKSDKARNFERDALKQIPPSARVRMTGPVRVILKIFYATERPDLDESVILDVMQDRFRTVTVKGIERRELVYHGVYRNDRQVRQKFVFHGIDRVNPRAEVVIESLQEQQLALALEPDFDPFEVIA
- a CDS encoding HNH endonuclease signature motif containing protein; its protein translation is MGRWAHLYETVRWRKLRASHLHAHPCCVMCLALGFDTRATIVDHRHPHRGDTRLFFDPSNLQSLCKLHHDSVKQTAEKRGLMPGCDEDGNPVDPKHPWNRGLHHETR
- a CDS encoding DnaB-like helicase N-terminal domain-containing protein, whose product is MNFENDLRTRAERLVLSALMQDNGSLRHIATLRPSHFSHDTHGQIFRHMLALIAKDVPADACSVFASMGHKRQLRKVGLFSYLCEIAALPAIPANIGFYACALTSEELVSMALRLAPVLLDPAHDHRISDPGHCHDINRPLVMWAAVEPSTDR